One part of the Immundisolibacter sp. genome encodes these proteins:
- a CDS encoding aromatic-ring-hydroxylating dioxygenase subunit beta: protein MPFDRYAVEQFLYREARLADEQRLDDWLALWDEDALYWVPCNQDDVDPTRQLSIIYDDHARLRLRVARITRTGMAWTQEPRSRLRRLVSNIEIYDGPDGLIQTFSNFHLTELRVNRRDPVEWIGRTEHRLRPHGDDFRLAFKKVMLINNDHEMTQLSCMV from the coding sequence ATGCCTTTCGATCGCTATGCCGTGGAGCAATTCCTGTACCGCGAGGCGCGCCTGGCCGACGAGCAGCGCCTGGACGACTGGCTCGCCCTGTGGGACGAGGACGCCCTGTACTGGGTGCCCTGCAACCAGGACGACGTCGACCCCACCCGCCAGCTGTCCATCATCTACGACGACCACGCGCGCCTTCGCCTGCGCGTGGCGCGCATCACCAGGACCGGCATGGCCTGGACGCAGGAGCCCCGCTCGCGCCTGCGCCGGCTGGTATCCAACATCGAGATCTACGACGGCCCGGACGGGCTGATCCAGACCTTCTCGAACTTTCACCTGACCGAGCTGCGCGTGAACCGGCGCGACCCGGTGGAGTGGATCGGCCGCACCGAGCACCGCCTGCGGCCGCACGGTGACGATTTCAGGCTGGCCTTCAAGAAGGTCATGCTGATCAACAACGACCATGAAATGACGCAGCTGTCGTGCATGGTGTAG
- a CDS encoding DUF423 domain-containing protein has product MAAARFFLMAGALNAALAVMLGAFGAHGLRGRLPADMLAIYQTGCQYHVYHALGLLLVGLLALHAPTNSALRWSGWLMLAGVLLFSGSLYLLAITGQRWLGAITPLGGSAWIAAWLLLVWAARGVGR; this is encoded by the coding sequence ATGGCGGCGGCGCGTTTTTTCCTGATGGCCGGCGCGCTCAATGCGGCGCTGGCGGTGATGCTGGGCGCCTTCGGCGCGCACGGGCTGCGCGGGCGGCTGCCGGCGGATATGCTGGCCATCTATCAGACCGGCTGCCAATACCACGTCTACCACGCGCTTGGCCTGCTGCTGGTCGGCCTGTTGGCCCTGCATGCGCCGACCAACAGCGCGCTGCGCTGGAGCGGCTGGCTGATGCTGGCGGGCGTGCTGCTGTTCAGCGGCAGCCTGTACCTGTTGGCGATCACCGGCCAGCGCTGGTTGGGGGCGATCACCCCGCTCGGTGGCAGCGCCTGGATTGCCGCCTGGTTGTTGTTGGTCTGGGCGGCGCGTGGTGTTGGGAGGTAG
- a CDS encoding DUF1778 domain-containing protein, with protein sequence MPGWVRIALRMTPDPRGLQRRAAEVAGMPVSTFVLHSACQAAGQLLVEQQLEIAGPTVESLPTFTKPACQRWESIPADIRQRLVWAVRSPNNHHQFRRHHQGQRLAAGGQVRRVPR encoded by the coding sequence ATGCCCGGCTGGGTTCGAATTGCGCTACGGATGACGCCCGATCCGCGGGGTCTGCAGCGCCGCGCGGCGGAAGTTGCAGGGATGCCCGTGTCGACTTTCGTTCTCCACAGCGCCTGCCAGGCGGCAGGCCAGCTTCTTGTCGAACAGCAGCTCGAGATAGCGGGCCCAACCGTGGAATCCTTGCCGACATTCACCAAACCTGCCTGCCAGCGATGGGAGTCCATCCCTGCCGACATCCGTCAACGTCTGGTGTGGGCAGTGCGGTCACCAAACAACCATCACCAATTTCGGCGGCATCATCAAGGGCAGCGACTTGCTGCTGGTGGGCAAGTGCGCCGAGTGCCACGGTGA
- a CDS encoding cupin domain-containing protein produces the protein MEINADFSKRVVVHSDRLEWRPSPVQGVARRMLDRIGDEVARATSIVRYAPGSRFSAHSHPGGEEFVVLDGVFQDEHGDFPVGTYVRNPPTSAHTPGSAQGCTIFVKLWQFDPADRTPVRKHMEAELGAPVNGVATATLHQDGRETVTYSRLDAGAALSCDAPGGIELLVIDGEIIVDGETLGKHAWLRLPEGQRLSATDTAKGARVWMKTGHLRFVKAPAAQPL, from the coding sequence ATGGAAATCAACGCGGATTTCTCCAAGCGCGTCGTCGTGCATTCGGACCGGTTGGAATGGCGCCCCTCGCCCGTGCAAGGCGTGGCCCGGCGCATGCTGGACCGCATCGGGGACGAGGTGGCGCGCGCCACGAGCATCGTGCGGTATGCGCCCGGCAGCAGGTTCTCGGCCCATAGCCATCCCGGGGGTGAGGAGTTCGTGGTGCTCGACGGGGTGTTTCAGGACGAGCACGGCGATTTTCCAGTCGGCACCTACGTGCGCAATCCCCCGACCAGCGCCCACACGCCCGGCTCGGCGCAGGGGTGCACGATCTTCGTGAAACTCTGGCAGTTCGACCCGGCCGACCGCACTCCGGTTCGCAAGCACATGGAAGCCGAACTCGGCGCCCCAGTGAATGGCGTCGCCACCGCGACTCTGCACCAGGACGGGCGCGAAACCGTGACCTACAGCCGGCTCGACGCGGGCGCTGCGCTGAGCTGCGATGCGCCCGGCGGAATCGAGCTGCTCGTCATCGACGGCGAGATCATCGTGGACGGCGAGACGCTGGGCAAGCATGCCTGGCTGCGCCTGCCCGAGGGCCAACGCTTGTCGGCGACGGACACGGCCAAAGGCGCGCGGGTCTGGATGAAGACCGGGCACCTGCGCTTTGTCAAAGCGCCTGCGGCTCAGCCGCTGTGA
- a CDS encoding sulfite exporter TauE/SafE family protein — MILLAYLAVGALAGLIAGMLGLGGGVVIVPALALVFPLLGIPSEVLMHLAIGTSLAVIVPTSMSSTYAHYRRGAVDLPLVRRLLPGLVVGAVLGGWLADKLPSALLSRVFGVFVIGVATQIFFNATAPGRRPLPGAAGLLTTGTVIGTMSTLLGIGGGSLTVPFLNYCRVDMRRAVATSSACGLVLGVIGAAVFLWAGRDHPGLPAGAIGYLYLPAFIGIAGASVLTAPLGARLAHSLPVVTLKRVFAVFLAMAGLRMLGVLHF; from the coding sequence GTGATCCTGCTCGCCTATCTTGCGGTCGGCGCGCTGGCCGGGCTGATCGCCGGCATGCTCGGTCTGGGTGGCGGCGTGGTGATCGTGCCGGCGCTGGCGCTGGTGTTTCCGCTGCTGGGTATCCCGTCCGAGGTGCTGATGCACTTGGCGATCGGCACCTCGCTGGCGGTTATCGTGCCGACCTCAATGTCGTCCACCTATGCGCACTACCGGCGCGGCGCCGTGGATCTGCCGCTGGTGCGGCGGCTGCTGCCGGGCTTGGTGGTGGGCGCGGTGCTGGGAGGCTGGCTGGCGGACAAATTACCCAGCGCGCTGCTCAGTCGCGTGTTCGGGGTATTCGTGATTGGCGTGGCCACGCAGATTTTCTTCAACGCCACCGCGCCCGGTCGCCGGCCGCTGCCGGGCGCTGCCGGTCTGCTGACCACAGGCACGGTGATCGGCACCATGTCGACGTTGCTCGGCATCGGCGGAGGCAGCCTGACGGTGCCGTTTCTGAACTACTGCCGGGTGGACATGCGCCGGGCGGTCGCCACCTCGTCGGCCTGCGGTCTGGTGCTGGGGGTGATCGGGGCGGCGGTGTTCCTGTGGGCGGGGCGCGATCATCCCGGGCTGCCGGCCGGCGCCATCGGTTATCTGTATCTGCCGGCGTTCATCGGTATCGCGGGGGCATCGGTGCTGACCGCGCCGCTGGGTGCGCGCCTGGCGCACAGCCTGCCGGTGGTGACACTCAAGCGCGTCTTTGCGGTGTTTCTGGCGATGGCCGGCCTGCGCATG
- a CDS encoding putative molybdenum carrier protein, with amino-acid sequence MISGGQTGVDRAALDVALELGLPCGGWCPVGRRAEDGPIPTRYPLTETASADYGERTRRNVAEADATLVLCHGGLNGGTLLTVEAALELDKPCLVIDLRRPWQPSQVQSWLHACAVTTVNLAGPRETGTPGIHALASDFLRAVLAPAVADKTG; translated from the coding sequence GTGATTTCCGGCGGCCAGACCGGCGTCGATCGCGCCGCGCTGGATGTGGCGCTGGAGCTTGGCCTGCCCTGCGGCGGCTGGTGTCCGGTCGGCCGGCGCGCCGAGGACGGGCCGATTCCGACCCGTTACCCGCTTACCGAAACGGCCAGCGCCGACTACGGCGAGCGCACCCGGCGCAACGTGGCCGAGGCCGACGCGACGCTGGTGCTGTGCCACGGGGGGCTGAATGGCGGCACGCTGCTGACGGTGGAGGCGGCCCTTGAGCTGGACAAGCCGTGTCTGGTCATCGACCTGCGCCGGCCCTGGCAACCTTCGCAGGTGCAGTCGTGGCTGCATGCCTGCGCGGTGACTACCGTGAATCTGGCCGGCCCGCGCGAGACCGGCACACCCGGCATTCATGCGCTGGCGAGCGATTTTCTGCGCGCCGTTCTGGCACCGGCGGTGGCTGACAAGACCGGCTGA
- a CDS encoding TorF family putative porin, producing the protein MKQVILTSLAAAGLLAATGAAADITGNVGLTSDYVFRGISQTDEKPAIQGGLDYAHSSGAYAGVWASNVDFNDGDEAQIEIDMYAGMTGKIDDLGWKFGGVYYNYPGVADSSGLKYDYWEFGPTLTYPIGPATASLLVLWSPNFYNETGKGLYSELGLSAPIGPAEPGGPFGQFNLGGTFGHQDIERNAKFGTPDYNNWSVYASTTVAGVGLKLAYTDTELSKSECFGGGSFGDWCGGRAVFSVSKAL; encoded by the coding sequence ATGAAGCAAGTAATCCTGACCTCGCTGGCTGCGGCCGGCCTACTGGCCGCGACCGGGGCTGCCGCCGACATCACCGGCAACGTTGGCCTGACCAGCGACTACGTGTTCCGAGGCATCAGCCAGACCGACGAGAAGCCGGCCATTCAGGGCGGCCTGGACTACGCGCACAGCAGCGGTGCCTATGCCGGTGTGTGGGCCTCCAATGTCGATTTCAACGACGGCGACGAGGCGCAGATCGAGATCGACATGTACGCCGGCATGACCGGCAAGATCGACGACCTGGGCTGGAAGTTCGGCGGCGTTTACTACAACTACCCGGGCGTCGCCGACAGCTCCGGCCTGAAGTACGACTACTGGGAATTCGGCCCGACCCTGACCTACCCGATTGGGCCGGCCACCGCCAGCCTGCTGGTCCTGTGGAGCCCGAACTTCTACAACGAAACCGGCAAGGGTCTGTACTCCGAACTGGGCCTGTCGGCGCCGATCGGGCCGGCTGAGCCGGGTGGGCCGTTCGGTCAGTTCAACCTGGGCGGCACCTTCGGCCACCAGGACATCGAGCGCAACGCCAAGTTCGGCACCCCGGACTACAACAACTGGAGTGTGTACGCCTCCACCACTGTGGCGGGTGTTGGCCTGAAGCTGGCCTACACCGACACCGAGCTGAGCAAGAGCGAGTGCTTCGGCGGCGGCTCCTTTGGCGACTGGTGCGGCGGCCGCGCCGTGTTCAGCGTCAGCAAGGCGCTGTAA
- a CDS encoding 2Fe-2S iron-sulfur cluster binding domain-containing protein encodes MPQHTILIADTGESFPCAEDQSVLHGMSRLGRKGIPQGCYGGGCGVCKIQVLSGRYHTRKMSRDQVTAEEEQAGYALACRTCADEDLTLRVIGKLRKALTR; translated from the coding sequence ATGCCGCAGCACACCATCCTGATCGCCGACACGGGCGAGAGCTTCCCCTGCGCCGAAGACCAGTCCGTCCTGCACGGCATGAGCCGCCTGGGCCGCAAAGGCATCCCGCAGGGCTGCTACGGCGGCGGCTGCGGCGTGTGCAAGATCCAGGTACTCAGCGGCCGTTACCACACGCGCAAGATGAGTCGCGACCAGGTCACGGCCGAGGAAGAACAGGCCGGTTATGCGCTGGCCTGCCGCACCTGCGCCGACGAAGACCTGACGCTGCGCGTGATCGGCAAGCTGCGCAAGGCGTTGACGCGCTGA
- a CDS encoding mismatch-specific DNA-glycosylase yields MDTLPDYLAPGLRLLSVGINPSLRAVREGFYFPNPQNRFWPALNASGLLAAPVTPGPAAMNLILARDRIGFTDLCKTASSMAHHLRAADYRAGAARLAQVIDNCRPPLLWFHGATAYRAFCRHVLTQQDVIAPGLQPQTFAGARIFVSPNPSPANARYSLAQLTDSYRQLAACIAGNDDGTGRKLSSIVSA; encoded by the coding sequence ATGGATACCCTGCCCGATTACCTCGCGCCCGGGCTGCGCCTACTGTCGGTGGGCATCAATCCGTCGCTGCGGGCGGTGCGCGAGGGCTTCTATTTTCCCAACCCGCAGAACCGCTTCTGGCCGGCGCTGAACGCCAGCGGCCTGCTGGCAGCGCCGGTCACGCCCGGTCCGGCGGCAATGAATCTGATCCTGGCCCGCGACCGCATCGGCTTTACGGACCTGTGCAAGACCGCGTCGTCGATGGCGCACCATCTGCGCGCTGCGGATTACCGCGCCGGCGCCGCGCGACTGGCCCAGGTGATCGACAACTGCCGGCCGCCGCTGCTGTGGTTCCATGGCGCCACGGCCTACCGGGCGTTCTGCCGGCATGTGCTGACGCAGCAGGATGTGATCGCGCCCGGCCTGCAGCCGCAGACCTTTGCCGGGGCGCGCATCTTCGTCAGTCCCAATCCGAGCCCCGCCAACGCCCGCTACAGCCTGGCGCAGTTGACCGACAGCTACCGCCAGCTGGCCGCCTGCATCGCCGGCAACGATGACGGCACCGGGCGTAAGCTTTCAAGCATCGTGTCGGCCTGA
- the mscL gene encoding large-conductance mechanosensitive channel protein MscL has product MLKEFREFAMRGSVVDMAVGIIIGAAFGAIVKSLVDDVLMPPIGLLLGQVDFSNLFAVLREGATAGPYTSLAAAKAAGAVTINYGLFINSIVSFVIVAFAVFMLIRSLNRLKKAEPPPAPATRECPHCCTAIPVAATRCPNCTSQL; this is encoded by the coding sequence GTGCTGAAGGAATTTCGGGAGTTCGCCATGCGCGGCAGCGTGGTCGACATGGCGGTCGGCATCATCATCGGCGCGGCCTTTGGCGCCATCGTCAAGTCGCTGGTCGACGACGTGCTGATGCCGCCGATCGGCCTGCTGCTGGGCCAGGTGGACTTCTCCAACCTGTTTGCGGTGCTGCGCGAGGGTGCGACTGCCGGTCCGTACACGTCGCTGGCCGCGGCCAAGGCGGCGGGCGCGGTCACCATCAACTACGGGCTGTTCATCAACTCGATCGTCAGCTTCGTGATCGTCGCGTTTGCGGTGTTCATGCTGATCCGCAGCCTGAACCGGCTCAAAAAGGCCGAGCCTCCGCCAGCCCCGGCGACCCGCGAATGCCCCCACTGTTGCACGGCCATCCCGGTGGCGGCGACGCGTTGCCCGAACTGCACCTCGCAGCTGTGA
- a CDS encoding aromatic ring-hydroxylating dioxygenase subunit alpha, protein MDMATRSSLIDYAALVRPDRVHGSLYTDPAIFEEELNRIWYREWVFVGHESEVPNVGDYRTGLLGQQPIIITRGKDMQVRVLLNRCTHRGNTICQARRGNAQTFTCSYHGWTYSCEGDLKGILFREDYPPDFRREDNGLFRVPRVEQYRGFIFASMGKTGKSLQEHLGPAAANIDRFCDLSPTGEITMNHGVYQMRIECNWKMWMENSVDSYHVYQTHGSNMYLGNMFEAKEGQKPPPPGKGYFGLIHARDLGNGHSDLDMRPQRRVTGMTYTGEWSADIPESAQREYLAGLERLHGKEKANRILTEGPAHTVIFPNLFNMLQEIRWCVPVSVNETYIYYAPCLFKGAPDAINTARLRRDEGAYGPAGFQLSDDIEVWARNYQGLAAREVEWILMNRCAHLPVQPDEDGIPYQGDLSELTMRTQWRHYLELMSSP, encoded by the coding sequence ATGGACATGGCAACCCGCTCGTCGCTGATCGACTACGCCGCTCTGGTCCGCCCGGACCGCGTGCACGGCAGTCTGTACACGGACCCCGCCATCTTCGAGGAAGAGCTGAACCGCATCTGGTACCGCGAATGGGTGTTCGTCGGCCACGAAAGCGAGGTCCCGAACGTCGGCGACTACCGCACCGGCCTCCTCGGCCAGCAGCCGATCATCATCACCCGCGGCAAGGACATGCAGGTACGGGTGCTGCTGAACCGCTGCACGCACCGCGGCAACACCATCTGCCAGGCGCGCCGCGGCAATGCGCAGACCTTCACCTGCTCGTACCACGGCTGGACCTACAGCTGTGAAGGGGACCTGAAGGGCATCCTGTTTCGCGAGGACTACCCGCCGGATTTCAGGCGCGAGGACAACGGCCTGTTTCGCGTGCCGCGGGTGGAGCAATACCGCGGCTTCATCTTCGCCAGCATGGGCAAGACCGGCAAGAGCCTGCAGGAACACCTGGGCCCGGCCGCGGCCAACATCGACCGCTTCTGCGACCTGTCGCCGACCGGCGAAATCACCATGAACCACGGCGTCTACCAGATGCGCATCGAGTGCAACTGGAAGATGTGGATGGAGAACTCGGTCGACTCCTACCACGTCTACCAGACGCACGGCTCGAACATGTACCTGGGCAACATGTTCGAGGCCAAGGAAGGCCAGAAACCGCCGCCGCCGGGCAAGGGCTATTTCGGCCTCATCCACGCACGTGACCTGGGCAACGGCCACTCGGACCTGGACATGCGCCCGCAGCGGCGCGTGACCGGCATGACCTACACCGGCGAATGGTCCGCCGACATTCCCGAATCGGCCCAGCGCGAGTATCTGGCGGGCCTGGAACGCCTGCACGGCAAGGAAAAGGCGAATCGGATTCTCACCGAAGGCCCGGCGCACACGGTGATCTTCCCGAACCTGTTCAACATGCTGCAGGAAATCCGCTGGTGCGTGCCGGTCAGCGTGAACGAGACCTACATCTATTACGCGCCGTGCCTGTTCAAGGGCGCGCCGGACGCGATCAACACCGCCCGCCTGCGCCGCGACGAGGGCGCCTACGGCCCGGCCGGCTTCCAGCTGTCCGACGACATCGAAGTGTGGGCCCGCAACTACCAGGGCCTGGCGGCGCGCGAGGTGGAGTGGATTCTCATGAACCGCTGCGCGCACCTGCCGGTACAGCCGGACGAGGACGGCATCCCCTATCAGGGTGATCTGAGCGAACTGACCATGCGCACGCAGTGGCGCCATTACCTCGAACTGATGAGCAGCCCCTGA
- a CDS encoding tetratricopeptide repeat protein encodes MRNSRQMLLATVMAAVAAWSLAARAGELEDGITAFEKHDFNTAVRLIEPLAEQGNIEAEYFMGTFYMYGHGVAMDPAQATVWFKRAFGHWETQARAGDPAAMVEVAGMLTSGLGVDRDDKAAADWLRKAGDLGYVEAWAELGGLYVEGAGVPKDLSEGERLLKKASSAGSVRASEMLAALSKRVEPASF; translated from the coding sequence GTGCGTAATAGTCGTCAGATGTTGCTGGCCACCGTCATGGCCGCTGTTGCCGCCTGGTCGCTGGCCGCGCGCGCCGGTGAGCTTGAGGACGGCATCACCGCCTTCGAGAAGCACGATTTCAACACCGCCGTGCGCCTGATCGAGCCGCTGGCCGAGCAGGGCAATATCGAGGCGGAATATTTCATGGGTACTTTCTACATGTACGGCCACGGGGTGGCCATGGACCCGGCGCAGGCCACGGTGTGGTTCAAGCGCGCCTTCGGGCATTGGGAAACGCAGGCGCGCGCCGGCGACCCGGCGGCGATGGTGGAGGTGGCGGGCATGCTGACCTCGGGTCTGGGCGTCGATCGTGACGACAAGGCCGCCGCCGACTGGCTGCGCAAGGCCGGCGATCTGGGCTATGTCGAAGCCTGGGCGGAGCTGGGCGGGCTGTACGTGGAAGGGGCCGGCGTGCCCAAGGACCTGTCCGAGGGCGAGCGGCTGCTGAAAAAGGCCTCCAGCGCGGGCAGTGTGCGCGCCAGCGAGATGCTGGCCGCCTTGTCCAAACGGGTCGAGCCGGCCAGTTTCTGA
- a CDS encoding rhodanese-like domain-containing protein, with amino-acid sequence MTRYQALLQDAKTRIREIGIDDLRREGASLGLLIDTREPAEWADGHIPGATPVPRGILEGKIEQLAPDPDQPIVLYCASGGRSALAADSLQRMGYRKVLSLAGGFNAWRDAGYPLQR; translated from the coding sequence ATGACGCGCTATCAGGCCCTGCTGCAGGACGCCAAGACCCGCATCCGTGAAATCGGCATCGACGATCTGCGTCGCGAGGGCGCGAGTCTTGGCCTGCTGATCGACACCCGTGAGCCGGCCGAGTGGGCCGATGGCCACATTCCGGGCGCTACGCCAGTACCGCGCGGCATTCTGGAAGGCAAGATCGAACAGCTGGCGCCGGACCCGGACCAGCCCATCGTGCTGTACTGCGCCTCGGGCGGGCGCTCGGCGCTGGCCGCCGACAGCCTGCAGCGCATGGGCTACCGCAAGGTGCTGTCCCTGGCCGGCGGCTTCAACGCCTGGCGCGACGCCGGGTATCCGCTGCAGCGCTAG
- the icd gene encoding NADP-dependent isocitrate dehydrogenase: protein MAYEKIIVPTDGARITAKADNSLNVPDRPIIPFIEGDGIGVDVTPPMIEVLDAAVAKAYGGKRSIAWMEIYAGEKAVATYGGDTWLPAETLTAMREFLVGIKGPLTTPVGGGMRSLNVALRQELDLYVCLRPVRYYPGTPSPIKRPEDTDMVIFRENSEDIYAGIEWAARSPEARKLIDFLIKDMGVTKIRFPESSGIGIKPVSEEGTQRLVRKAIQYAIDNDRPSVTLVHKGNIMKFTEGGFRDWGYALAKAEFGAMEIDGGPWCSFKNPRTGKDIVVKDAIADAFLQQILTRPRDYSVIATLNLNGDYVSDALAAQVGGIGIAPGANMSDTVALFEATHGTAPKYAGKNMSNPGSIILSGEMMLRHLGWTEAADLIVKGISGAIQAKTVTYDFERLMEGATKLGSREFGQAIVANM, encoded by the coding sequence ATGGCTTACGAAAAAATCATTGTACCGACCGACGGCGCGCGCATTACCGCCAAGGCCGACAACTCCCTGAACGTGCCGGATCGGCCGATCATCCCGTTCATCGAGGGTGACGGCATCGGCGTGGACGTGACGCCGCCGATGATCGAGGTGCTCGACGCGGCCGTCGCCAAGGCCTACGGCGGCAAGCGCTCCATCGCCTGGATGGAGATCTACGCCGGCGAGAAGGCGGTGGCCACCTACGGCGGCGACACCTGGCTGCCGGCCGAGACGCTGACCGCCATGCGCGAGTTCCTGGTCGGCATCAAGGGACCGCTGACCACGCCGGTCGGCGGCGGCATGCGCTCGCTGAACGTGGCGCTGCGCCAGGAGCTCGATCTTTACGTGTGCCTGCGCCCGGTGCGCTACTACCCCGGCACGCCCAGCCCCATCAAGCGCCCGGAAGACACCGACATGGTGATCTTTCGCGAGAACTCCGAGGACATCTACGCCGGCATCGAGTGGGCCGCGCGCTCGCCTGAGGCCCGCAAGCTGATCGATTTCCTGATCAAGGACATGGGTGTCACGAAGATCCGCTTCCCGGAAAGCTCCGGTATCGGCATCAAACCGGTGTCCGAGGAAGGCACCCAGCGCCTGGTGCGCAAGGCCATCCAGTACGCCATCGACAACGACCGCCCGTCGGTGACGCTGGTGCACAAGGGCAACATCATGAAGTTCACGGAAGGCGGCTTCCGGGACTGGGGCTATGCGCTGGCCAAGGCCGAGTTCGGCGCCATGGAAATCGACGGCGGCCCGTGGTGCAGCTTCAAGAATCCGCGCACCGGCAAGGACATCGTGGTCAAGGACGCGATCGCCGATGCCTTCCTGCAGCAAATCCTCACCCGCCCGCGGGACTACAGCGTGATCGCCACGCTCAACCTGAACGGCGATTACGTCTCCGACGCGCTGGCGGCGCAGGTGGGCGGCATCGGCATCGCGCCGGGCGCCAACATGTCCGACACCGTGGCGCTGTTCGAGGCCACGCACGGCACCGCCCCCAAGTACGCCGGCAAGAACATGTCGAACCCGGGCTCGATCATCCTGTCCGGCGAGATGATGCTGCGGCATCTGGGCTGGACCGAGGCGGCCGACCTGATCGTCAAGGGCATCTCCGGCGCTATCCAGGCGAAGACCGTGACCTACGACTTCGAGCGCCTGATGGAAGGCGCCACCAAGCTCGGCAGCCGCGAGTTCGGGCAGGCCATCGTCGCCAACATGTAA
- a CDS encoding type II toxin-antitoxin system death-on-curing family toxin, producing MPRDYLTVADMLGMHTVLMQRYGGAPGVRDPGALEAALFRPQTGYYDDIVAEAAALLESLAINHPFVDGNKRIAFAAADVFLRINGWRLQRAPMQIHAQMMQMFESGTFDIAHLEPWLRGFARVEGE from the coding sequence GTGCCGCGCGATTACCTGACCGTGGCCGACATGCTCGGCATGCACACGGTGCTGATGCAGCGTTACGGCGGCGCGCCGGGCGTGCGCGATCCCGGGGCGCTGGAGGCCGCACTGTTTCGCCCGCAGACCGGCTACTACGATGACATCGTGGCCGAGGCGGCGGCGCTGCTCGAAAGCCTCGCAATCAACCATCCCTTCGTGGATGGCAACAAACGTATCGCCTTTGCGGCTGCCGACGTGTTCTTGCGCATCAACGGCTGGCGCTTGCAGCGTGCGCCGATGCAGATCCATGCGCAGATGATGCAGATGTTCGAGTCGGGCACGTTTGATATCGCCCATCTCGAGCCATGGCTGCGCGGATTCGCAAGGGTCGAAGGGGAGTGA
- the hslO gene encoding Hsp33 family molecular chaperone HslO, producing MSSDTLHRFTFAQAPVRGLLVQLETTWQDVLSRHHYPPAVRELLGQLLAGAALLGSNLKAAGQVIVELRGAGPLRLLVADNRAGSTVRALARWEEPLHDTDWHALLGDGRLVITLDARGDGRRYQGIVELAAGGLAATLEGYFASSDQLPGCIVLAADPTRAAGLLLQRLPGSAGPDDAAQWEHVAALAGTTRPQELLHLEPTRLLGRLFGDQDLHLLASQAMRFGCSCSAQRVEATLLALGRAEIESLLAERGGIDVDCEFCNQHYHYDRAAVERLLDDMGSGPLH from the coding sequence ATGTCGTCCGATACGCTGCACCGGTTCACGTTCGCCCAGGCGCCGGTGCGCGGCCTGCTGGTGCAGCTCGAAACGACCTGGCAGGACGTGCTGTCGCGTCACCATTACCCGCCCGCCGTTCGCGAACTGCTCGGCCAGCTGCTGGCCGGTGCGGCGCTGCTGGGCAGCAATCTGAAGGCCGCCGGACAGGTCATCGTCGAGCTGCGCGGTGCCGGCCCGCTGCGTCTGCTGGTGGCCGACAACCGGGCCGGTTCCACGGTGCGGGCGCTGGCGCGCTGGGAAGAACCGCTCCACGACACCGACTGGCATGCGCTGCTGGGTGACGGGCGACTGGTGATCACGCTGGATGCCCGCGGCGACGGGCGCCGCTACCAGGGCATCGTGGAGCTGGCCGCCGGTGGCCTCGCGGCCACGCTGGAGGGTTATTTCGCGAGCTCCGATCAGCTGCCAGGCTGCATCGTGCTGGCGGCGGACCCGACGCGCGCGGCCGGTTTGCTGCTGCAGCGCCTGCCGGGCAGCGCCGGGCCGGACGATGCGGCGCAGTGGGAGCACGTGGCGGCACTGGCCGGCACCACGCGCCCGCAGGAACTGCTGCACCTGGAACCGACGCGCTTGCTGGGCCGGCTGTTCGGTGACCAAGACCTGCACCTGCTGGCGTCGCAGGCGATGCGCTTTGGCTGTTCGTGTTCCGCCCAGCGCGTGGAGGCGACGCTGCTGGCGCTGGGCCGGGCGGAAATCGAGTCCCTGCTGGCCGAGCGCGGCGGCATCGACGTGGACTGCGAGTTCTGCAACCAGCACTACCACTACGACCGCGCCGCGGTGGAGCGCCTGCTCGATGACATGGGGAGCGGGCCGCTGCACTGA